In one Brassica oleracea var. oleracea cultivar TO1000 chromosome C9, BOL, whole genome shotgun sequence genomic region, the following are encoded:
- the LOC106314937 gene encoding uncharacterized protein LOC106314937 — MVSHIGRVMFRFIETDFNNEGSSNLDYVRIRILASTATPLRFQRQFQFGSQTVTLRFRYEKLRGFCNQCGLMTHSTSECPTEEDNNPHHGPEDDDDDADDDDPPPGFPEKDHNEPTFPHVQETQHNHDTGSASASKKKENRGTFLCYCNASFM; from the coding sequence ATGGTCTCTCACATTGGTCGTGTTATGTTTCGATTCATTGAAACTGATTTCAATAATGAGGGCTCATCTAACCTTGATTATGTGCGGATCAGGATACTCGCTTCTACTGCAACTCCTCTGCGTTTTCAACGTCAATTTCAGTTTGGTAGTCAAACTGTTACTCTCCGGTTTCGATATGAAAAGCTACGAGGTTTCTGTAACCAGTGTGGACTAATGACCCACAGCACTTCAGAGTGTCCAACAGAGGAAGATAACAACCCACATCATGGTCCTGAAGATGATGATGACGATGCAGATGATGATGATCCTCCTCCAGGGTTCCCCGAGAAGGATCACAACGAACCGACGTTTCCACATGTGCAAGAGACGCAACACAATCATGACACCGGTTCAGCATCTGCATCAAAAAAAAAGGAAAACAGAGGAACCTTCCTCTGCTACTGCAACGCGAGTTTCATGTAA
- the LOC106318394 gene encoding uncharacterized protein LOC106318394 has protein sequence MDAPPLSFVSKARTAFNSAAAKAERVFTDLKSDREEEQPSTRNENDSKEENEVKPQGWRTAHIRKKQEWQNKLKNLRIGRKEVVEDKDKAEDSTMLAPFYDQNSLILKAQEQEAKASDVGNLIQVLNAVDVNSIPRASVVKQLAIAIEAGKMAKTMKEFAASSGSSSPGRDRGGLSLSAVKSMVLGEKEDKIGFDSRDEEKLVSLINAMFNVDGNFLVRMIVSDLESPTNRASFAKDLHVAPPSSFVVKLAEVIGSFTTPSRMALFWCRVVDELRRFWNEKKHIPWIPLDENPDLKSCLLHQWLQVINCCLGRKARCIAASEALDAVMRQASPANEKSDISEAMGSPVSLLYAKSNTGELILRLGIHHQVENLTMLETGEPVYAPITQEGPLLTEDLIKETEELVLRTGSMGAGCSQLLSDMQAFKAANPGCILEDFVRWHSPPDWTGNDTSSGDDSSPLRGQLSIRMQKEGNLWRELWETAKPLPAVKQTPLYDEDFAVEGILNSLEDIPPVDFFGQLFVSLVALGFVMAEPVVATNDDLSKLFFECKDYVVATCQGDAWTDKLDDLCQVYETVETMLVRPEKVLRSMKQTEESPSGGNETKRRFRRLSFIFRGKEGNKNRVPSETEQKSTEPSPRQSFSSLFDGKSSLFAKKPPRPAENGTLV, from the exons ATGGATGCGCCGCCGCTGTCTTTCGTCTCCAAAGCTAGAACCGCTTTCAATTCCGCCGCTGCTAAAGCGGAGCGCGTCTTCACTGATCTTAAATCCGATCGAG AGGAGGAGCAGCCATCGACGAGGAATGAGAATGACTCTAAG GAGGAGAATGAAGTGAAGCCTCAGGGATGGAGAACTGCACATATTAGGAAAAAGCAAGAGTGGCAGAATAAACTCAAAAACTTGAGAATTGGAAGGAAAGAAGTCGTTGAAGATAAAGATAAGGCTGAGGATTCAACCATGCTTGCACCTTTCTATGACCAAAATTCGCTTATTCTTAAAGCGCAAGAGCAAGAAGCCAAG GCATCTGATGTTGGTAACTTGATACAAGTTCTAAATGCTGTTGATGTGAACAGCATTCCTCGGGCATCCGTTGTGAAGCAGCTGGCTATAGCCATCGA AGCGGGAAAAATGGCTAAGACTATGAAAGAGTTTGCTGCATCTTCTGGAAGTTCTTCACCAGGGAGGGATAGAGGGGGCTTGAGCCTCTCTGCAGTGAAATCGATGGTTCTTGGTGAAAAAGAGGATAAAATTGGTTTTGATTCAAGAGACGAGGAAAAACTTGTTTCTCTTATAAATGCCATGTTTAATGTTG ATGGTAACTTCCTCGTCAGAATGATTGTCTCTGATTTGGAGTCTCCTACCAACAGAGCATCTTTTGCCAAAGATCTTCATGTTGCTCCCCCTAGTAGCTTTGTTGTTAAGCTAGCTGAAGTTATTGGAAGTTTTACAACACCAAGCAGAATGGCTTTGTTCTGGTGCAGGGTTGTCGATGAA CTGAGGAGATTTTGGAATGAAAAGAAACACATACCATGGATACCCCTAGACGAGAATCCAGATTTGAAAAGTTGCCTACTTCACCAATGGTTACAAGTTATAAACTGCTGTCTTGGCAGGAAAGCACGTTGCATAGCTGCTTCTGAAGCATTAGATGCTGTTATGAGACAAGCCAGTCCAGCCAATGAAAAGTCAGATATTTCGGAAGCGATGGGTTCTCCGGTTTCTCTTTTGTATGCTAAAAGTAACACCGGAGAACTCATACTCCGCCTAGGCATCCACCACCAAGTTGAAAACTTAACAATGTTGGAAACTGGTGAACCTGTTTATGCCCCAATAACTCAG GAGGGTCCGTTGTTGACAGAAGATCTGATTAAAGAAACAGAGGAACTAGTATTGCGAACAGGGAG CATGGGGGCTGGGTGTTCTCAACTCTTGTCTGACATGCAGGCTTTCAAG GCAGCAAATCCTGGATGTATTTTGGAAGATTTTGTGAGATGGCACTCTCCTCCAGACTGGACGGGAAATGATACTTCTTCCGGAGATGACTCTTCTCCCCTACGAGGTCAATTAAGCATCCGGATGCAAAAAGAAG GTAATTTGTGGCGCGAGCTGTGGGAAACAGCTAAACCACTGCCTGCGGTTAAGCAAACACCTCTCTATGATGAAGATTTTGCTGT GGAAGGAATCTTGAATTCTTTGGAAGACATTCCGCCTGTTGATTTTTTCGGGCAGCTTTTTGTCTCTCTT GTTGCCCTGGGATTTGTAATGGCGGAGCCAGTAGTAGCCACAAACGATGACTTGTCAAAGCTTTTCTTCGAGTGCAAGGATTATGTAGTCGCGACCTGCCAGGGAGACGCATGGACGGATAAGCTTGATGATCTGTGCCAG GTCTATGAAACAGTGGAAACAATGTTAGTACGTCCAGAAAAAGTGTTGAGATCAATGAAGCAAACAGAGGAGTCGCCGTCAGGTGGGAACGAAACAAAACGGCGGTTCAGGCGGCTGAGCTTCATCTTCCGCGGTAAAGAAGGAAACAAGAACAGAGTTCCGTCAGAAACAGAACAGAAAAGTACGGAACCGAGCCCGCGCCAGTCTTTCTCGAGTCTTTTTGATGGAAAATCGTCTCTGTTTGCAAAGAAACCACCTAGACCTGCTGAAAATGGGACTCTTGTCTGA
- the LOC106318395 gene encoding dihydrolipoyllysine-residue succinyltransferase component of 2-oxoglutarate dehydrogenase complex 1, mitochondrial-like: MMLRAVIRRASSRGSSASSGLAKSMKSSRVAASSQSFHSLSATETLVPRGSHARSYFHHRSCPGCSECSRTLLTSFQGTTLQKWVRPFSSDSGDVVEAVVPHMGESITDGTLANFLKQPGDRVEADEAIAQIETDKVTIDIASPASGVIQEFLVKEGDTVEPGNKVAIISKSADAVSHVAPSEKIPEKAAPKPSPAEEPKVESTKVAEKPKASSPPPPPTKQSAKEPQLPPKDRERRVPMTRLRKRVATRLKDSQNTFALLTTFNEIDMANLMKLRSQYKDAFFEKHGVKLGLMSGFIKAAVSALQAQPVVNAVIDGDDIIYRDYIDISIAVGTSKGLVVPVIRGADQMNFADIEKTINSLAKKANEGTISIDEMAGGSFTVSNGGVYGSLISTPIINPPQSAILGMHSIVQRPMVVGGSVVPRPMMYVALTYDHRLIDGREAVYFLRRIKDVVEDPQRLLLDI, encoded by the exons ATGATGTTGCGTGCTGTCATAAGGAGAGCTTCCAGTAGAGGCTCTTCTGCTTCTTCG GGATTGGCGAAATCAATGAAATCTTCTCGTGTTGCAGCATCTTCACAAAGCTTTCATTCTCTTTCAGCAACAGAG ACTCTTGTGCCTCGTGGAAGCCATGCTCGTAGCTACTTCCATCATCGTTCTTGTCCAG GGTGTTCAGAGTGCTCGAG GACTCTTCTTACCAGCTTCCAAGGCACAACCCTGCAAAAATGGGTCAGGCCTTTCTCATCTGATAGTG GAGATGTCGTTGAAGCTGTTGTGCCTCACATGGGTGAATCAATCACCGATGGAACCCTAGCCAACTTTCTCAAGC AACCTGGTGACAGAGTAGAGGCTGATGAGGCTATTGCACAAATTGAAACTGACAAG GTGACAATAGATATTGCTAGCCCAGCAAGTGGTGTGATCCAAGAG TTTCTCGTCAAGGAAGGAGATACTGTAGAACCGGGAAATAAGGTAGCTATTATTTCAAAGTCTGCAGATGCTGTGTCTCACGTGGCACCCTCTGAAAAGATACCAGAGAAAGCTGCTCCCAAGCCTTCTCCTGCTGAGGAACCCAAGGTTGAAAGTACTAAAGTTGCGGAGAAACCCAAGGCATCATCACCGCCACCACCGCCGACTAAACAGTCAGCGAAAGAACCGCAGCTTCCTCCAAAGGATAGGGAAAGACGG GTTCCTATGACAAGACTCCGCAAACGTGTGGCAACTAGGCTGAAAGACTCTCAAAACACTTTTGCGTTGCTTACAACATTCAATGAAATTGATAT GGCCAATCTGATGAAGCTCCGATCTCAATACAAGGATGCATTTTTTGAAAAGCACGGAGTGAAGTTGGGGCTTATGTCTGGTTTCATTAAA GCTGCTGTTAGTGCCCTCCAGGCCCAACCAGTAGTAAATGCAGTTATCGATGGAGATGATATCATTTACAGAGACTACATAGATATCAGTATTGCTGTTGGTACCTCTAAG GGTCTTGTGGTTCCAGTAATCAGAGGTGCTGACCAGATGAACTTTGCGGACATTGAGAAAACGATAAACTCTCTTGCTAAGAAGGCTAATGAAGGAACCATTTCAATCGACGAGATGGCAGGAGGATCATTCACTGTATCTAATGGTGGTGTCTATGGAAGTCTCATAAGCACTCCTATCATCAACCCTCCTCAG TCTGCTATACTTGGAATGCATTCAATCGTGCAACGTCCAATGGTTGTGGGAGGAAGCGTAGTACCAAGGCCAATGATGTATGTCGCACTGACGTATGATCATAGGCTTATTGATGGAAGAGAGGCTGTGTATTTCTTGCGCCGTATCAAGGATGTTGTGGAAGATCCTCAGAGGCTTCTTCTCGATATATGA